A stretch of Enterobacter cloacae complex sp. ECNIH7 DNA encodes these proteins:
- a CDS encoding transposase domain-containing protein codes for MMEFWVSVKECVGVCGFPQAESNARKKLEDLVCGRSELRRKRAGTKAFEYHISVLPPEVRAELLAGRGLIETSSGLITLPREPERVAADDLDRQRLWSAWEKATGEQRLHAERRTKAAALVAELMASGVGNRKAITLAAKQLQISEGTLRNLYYKVKDFSPDLWGPVLLDRRVREKRVTGRSAEISDDAWQFFLGDYLRNEAPFFSKCYERLEIAAETHGWTIPAERTLRRKLEREVDPRIVVATREGENALAQMHPSQQRTVAQLHAMEWINGDGYQHNVFVRWFNGEIIRPKTWFWQDVHSRKIVGWRADVSENSDSIRLSLMDTLKTYGKPQHITIDNTRAAANKWLSGGVPNRYRFKVREDDPMGIIPLLGIKLHWTGVIGGKGWGQAKPVERAFGVGGLGEYIDKHPALAGAFAGENVSSKPENYGSRAVDVETFMEIISEGVAMFNRKTQRKTEMCRGELSFDQAFEQSYSQAVITRLTEEQIRQFMLPAESVRVKPTGEFTMESGGSLFGRKNTYWSEQLVSHRSRKITVRFDPRNLHSEVACYDLDGRFLCMAECRAAVAFGDTEAGREHNRARREMMRSTKKAAKALNRMTAIEVNDLLPKTEHAELPERHVVERVFNMGNTVRRVEEIQDTQTENDVIFQTFVNKAKQSQK; via the coding sequence ATGATGGAGTTTTGGGTATCAGTGAAAGAATGTGTTGGCGTCTGTGGTTTCCCACAGGCTGAATCTAATGCGCGGAAAAAACTTGAGGATCTGGTTTGCGGTCGCAGTGAGCTACGCCGCAAACGTGCCGGCACCAAAGCATTTGAATACCACATATCAGTATTGCCACCAGAAGTTCGTGCTGAATTGCTGGCTGGCCGTGGGCTGATTGAAACCTCATCCGGCCTCATTACTCTGCCGAGAGAGCCGGAACGTGTGGCTGCTGATGATCTTGATCGTCAGCGTCTCTGGTCAGCCTGGGAGAAAGCGACTGGCGAACAGCGACTGCATGCAGAGCGTCGCACGAAAGCTGCTGCGCTGGTGGCTGAGCTGATGGCATCAGGTGTTGGTAATCGCAAGGCGATTACTCTGGCCGCAAAGCAATTACAAATTAGTGAAGGGACGCTGCGCAATCTGTACTACAAAGTGAAGGACTTCAGCCCTGACCTCTGGGGACCGGTACTGCTCGATCGCCGCGTCCGCGAAAAACGCGTGACAGGACGTTCGGCTGAAATCTCTGATGATGCATGGCAATTCTTCCTGGGCGATTATCTGCGCAACGAAGCACCGTTTTTCTCCAAATGCTATGAACGGCTGGAAATCGCCGCAGAAACACATGGCTGGACCATACCGGCTGAACGTACCCTGCGTCGTAAGCTGGAACGTGAAGTTGATCCGCGCATTGTCGTTGCCACCCGTGAAGGTGAAAACGCGCTGGCGCAGATGCACCCATCTCAACAGCGCACCGTCGCGCAATTGCATGCGATGGAATGGATTAACGGTGACGGTTATCAGCACAACGTGTTTGTCCGCTGGTTTAACGGTGAAATCATCCGTCCCAAAACATGGTTCTGGCAGGACGTCCACAGCCGCAAAATTGTCGGCTGGCGGGCTGATGTATCAGAAAACAGCGACAGTATCCGCCTGTCACTCATGGATACGCTGAAAACCTACGGGAAACCCCAACACATCACGATAGACAACACCCGTGCTGCGGCGAACAAATGGCTGTCTGGTGGCGTTCCTAACCGCTACCGGTTCAAAGTCCGTGAGGATGATCCGATGGGGATTATCCCGCTGCTGGGTATCAAGCTGCACTGGACCGGTGTTATTGGTGGTAAAGGCTGGGGCCAGGCTAAACCCGTAGAACGTGCCTTTGGTGTGGGTGGTCTGGGTGAATACATTGATAAACACCCGGCACTGGCTGGCGCATTTGCCGGTGAAAATGTCAGTTCCAAACCAGAGAACTACGGCAGCCGCGCTGTTGATGTTGAGACCTTTATGGAAATTATCAGTGAAGGTGTCGCCATGTTTAACAGGAAAACCCAGCGTAAAACGGAAATGTGCCGGGGTGAACTGTCCTTCGATCAGGCTTTTGAACAAAGCTACAGCCAGGCTGTGATCACCCGTTTAACTGAAGAACAAATCCGCCAGTTCATGCTGCCGGCAGAGTCGGTTCGCGTGAAACCCACCGGAGAATTCACGATGGAAAGCGGCGGCTCCCTGTTTGGCCGCAAGAACACTTACTGGAGTGAGCAGCTTGTCAGCCACCGCTCCCGCAAAATTACAGTCCGTTTTGACCCGCGTAACCTTCACAGTGAAGTGGCCTGTTACGACCTTGATGGCCGCTTCCTCTGTATGGCGGAATGCCGCGCCGCAGTGGCGTTTGGTGATACCGAAGCTGGTCGTGAACACAACCGCGCCCGCCGTGAAATGATGCGCAGCACCAAAAAAGCAGCGAAGGCGCTGAACCGTATGACAGCGATAGAAGTTAACGACCTGCTACCGAAGACAGAGCATGCGGAGTTGCCGGAACGTCATGTTGTTGAGCGTGTATTCAATATGGGTAATACCGTCAGACGTGTGGAGGAAATACAGGACACGCAAACCGAGAATGATGTGATTTTTCAGACATTCGTTAATAAAGCGAAACAGTCGCAGAAATAA
- a CDS encoding helix-turn-helix domain-containing protein — protein sequence MMTKSQDWHPEDIKAAIRKRGMTTSQLSRCHGLAESTLRNVFRHHWPKGEKIIADFLNMEPSEIWPSRYQNLTVKEVA from the coding sequence ATGATGACCAAAAGCCAAGACTGGCACCCGGAAGACATCAAAGCAGCGATTAGAAAACGCGGAATGACAACCAGTCAGTTATCCCGTTGTCATGGGTTAGCGGAATCAACATTACGTAACGTATTCCGTCACCACTGGCCCAAAGGGGAGAAAATTATCGCTGACTTTCTCAACATGGAGCCATCAGAGATATGGCCTTCGCGTTATCAGAATCTGACTGTTAAAGAGGTTGCATGA
- a CDS encoding DNA-binding protein has protein sequence MMNVQTWFTAQECAGMPGFPSGVSNVRKQLEKLAEGLDGVRRKRGGTKATEYHISILPARTQNYLGYSNKGQPSMGVEDFKTKSGLANDEKQALWMMIYQGMTEAQREAVMEIFITGGLKMLMPAVLELSDSNPVRQKEIFGQCDSVEKDSPASNVSTQNKAG, from the coding sequence ATGATGAATGTGCAAACTTGGTTTACGGCTCAAGAGTGTGCGGGGATGCCCGGATTTCCAAGTGGAGTATCCAATGTCCGTAAGCAGTTAGAAAAACTCGCTGAGGGGCTGGACGGAGTGCGGCGGAAACGAGGAGGGACTAAAGCCACGGAATACCATATATCGATATTGCCTGCACGGACCCAAAATTATCTTGGGTATAGCAACAAAGGACAGCCATCTATGGGAGTTGAGGATTTCAAGACAAAAAGTGGCTTAGCAAATGATGAGAAGCAAGCACTCTGGATGATGATTTATCAGGGGATGACTGAAGCCCAACGTGAAGCTGTTATGGAGATATTTATCACTGGTGGCTTAAAGATGCTTATGCCTGCGGTGCTTGAGTTATCTGATTCAAATCCGGTCCGACAGAAAGAGATTTTCGGACAATGTGATTCCGTTGAAAAGGATAGCCCAGCGTCGAACGTAAGCACGCAAAACAAGGCTGGCTGA
- a CDS encoding YodC family protein — protein MVFLVSDEVKPKKGGPRMIVTGYSSGMVECRWHDGYGIKREAFREDELQPGDGQHQRDKA, from the coding sequence ATGGTCTTTTTGGTCAGTGATGAAGTTAAGCCTAAGAAGGGCGGCCCACGTATGATTGTGACCGGGTATTCCAGCGGAATGGTGGAATGTCGGTGGCACGATGGCTATGGCATCAAGCGGGAAGCATTTCGTGAAGATGAGCTTCAGCCGGGGGACGGGCAGCACCAGCGGGACAAGGCTTAA
- a CDS encoding DUF808 domain-containing protein, producing MAGSSLLTLLDDIATLLDDISVMGKLAAKKTAGVLGDDLSLNAQQVSGVRANRELPVVWGVAKGSFLNKVILVPLALLISAFIPWAITPLLMIGGAFLCFEGVEKVLHSFSARKQSDTPEVRRQRLEALAAQDPKTFERDKVKGAIRTDFILSAEIVAITLGIVSDAPLLNQVLILSGIAILVTVGVYGLVGLIVKLDDIGYWLEEKSIAVARGIGKSLLVLAPWLMKSLSVVGTLAMFLVGGGIVVHGIAPLHHAIEHFSSAQGALVAAILPTLLNLVLGFIIGAIVVAAVKLVEKIRGTSH from the coding sequence TTGGCAGGAAGTAGCTTATTAACATTGCTGGATGATATTGCGACCTTACTGGATGACATTTCAGTGATGGGGAAACTGGCGGCGAAAAAAACCGCAGGCGTGCTGGGAGATGATTTATCGCTTAACGCCCAACAGGTTAGTGGGGTGAGGGCTAACCGTGAACTGCCGGTGGTGTGGGGCGTGGCGAAAGGCTCCTTCCTGAACAAGGTGATTCTGGTGCCGCTGGCGCTGTTGATCAGCGCGTTTATTCCCTGGGCCATCACGCCGCTGCTGATGATTGGCGGGGCGTTTCTCTGCTTCGAGGGTGTGGAGAAGGTGCTGCACTCCTTTAGCGCGCGCAAGCAGAGCGATACACCGGAGGTGCGCCGGCAGCGTCTTGAAGCGCTGGCCGCGCAGGATCCGAAAACCTTCGAGCGCGATAAGGTCAAAGGCGCTATTCGGACCGACTTTATCCTGTCTGCGGAGATTGTTGCCATCACGCTGGGCATCGTGTCTGACGCGCCGCTCCTGAATCAGGTCCTGATCCTCTCCGGCATCGCCATTCTGGTCACCGTCGGCGTCTACGGCCTGGTGGGACTGATCGTCAAGCTGGACGATATCGGCTACTGGCTGGAAGAGAAATCGATCGCGGTGGCAAGAGGCATCGGCAAAAGCCTGCTGGTGCTGGCCCCGTGGCTGATGAAGAGTTTGTCGGTGGTAGGCACGCTGGCGATGTTCCTCGTGGGCGGCGGGATCGTGGTTCACGGTATCGCGCCGCTGCACCATGCTATCGAACATTTCTCCTCGGCGCAGGGGGCTCTTGTCGCCGCAATTCTGCCCACGCTGCTGAATCTGGTGCTGGGCTTTATCATTGGCGCTATCGTGGTTGCGGCAGTGAAGCTGGTTGAAAAAATACGCGGCACGTCGCACTAA
- the yedA gene encoding drug/metabolite exporter YedA yields the protein MRFRQLLPLIGALFSLYIIWGSTYFVIRIGVESWPPLMMAGIRFLSAGVLLLAFLLLRGHKLPPLRPMMNAALIGLLLLAVGNGFVTIAEHQNVPSGIAAVVVATVPLFTLCFSRLFGIRTRKLEWLGIGIGLAGIILLNSGGNLSGNPWGAIIILIGSMSWAFGSVYGSRIELPTGMMAGAIEMLAAGIVLLLASTLTGEKLTTLPPLSGFLAVGYLALFGSIIAINAYMFLIRNVSPAVATSYAYVNPVVAVLLGTGLGGETLSPVEWIALGIIVFAVVLVTLGKYLLPAKPVVTPCEVEKP from the coding sequence ATGCGTTTCCGGCAATTGCTACCGCTCATTGGGGCACTCTTTTCGCTGTACATCATCTGGGGCTCAACCTACTTTGTCATTCGCATCGGCGTGGAAAGCTGGCCGCCACTGATGATGGCTGGCATCCGCTTTCTCTCGGCTGGCGTGCTGCTGCTGGCCTTCCTGCTGCTGCGCGGGCATAAACTTCCCCCGCTGCGCCCGATGATGAATGCCGCCCTGATCGGCCTGCTGCTGCTGGCGGTGGGAAATGGGTTTGTAACGATTGCCGAGCACCAGAACGTACCGTCCGGGATCGCCGCCGTGGTCGTTGCCACCGTACCGCTATTTACCCTCTGCTTTAGCCGCCTTTTTGGTATCCGCACCCGCAAGCTGGAATGGCTGGGGATTGGTATTGGCCTTGCCGGCATCATTCTGCTGAACAGCGGCGGTAACCTGAGCGGGAATCCGTGGGGCGCAATCATCATCCTGATTGGCTCGATGAGCTGGGCGTTTGGTTCCGTCTACGGTTCGCGTATCGAACTGCCGACCGGCATGATGGCGGGGGCGATTGAAATGCTTGCCGCCGGAATTGTGCTGCTGCTCGCCTCCACGCTGACGGGAGAAAAGCTGACGACCCTGCCGCCTCTGTCGGGCTTTCTGGCGGTAGGCTACCTGGCGCTGTTTGGTTCCATCATCGCCATTAACGCCTATATGTTCCTGATCCGCAACGTCTCCCCGGCTGTCGCGACCAGCTATGCCTACGTCAACCCGGTCGTGGCCGTGCTGCTCGGAACGGGATTGGGGGGAGAAACGCTCTCACCTGTGGAATGGATTGCTTTAGGGATCATCGTGTTTGCCGTCGTGCTGGTCACCCTGGGCAAATATTTACTGCCCGCAAAACCTGTGGTCACGCCTTGCGAGGTGGAGAAACCTTAA
- a CDS encoding very short patch repair endonuclease, whose product MTDVHDKATRSKNMRAIGTRDTAIEKRLAGLLTQAGFDYRVQDPALAGRPDFVIDAWQCIIFTHGCFWHHHDCYLFKVPATRTDFWLDKIGKNVERDSRDLSALIAQGWRVLIVWECALRGRLKLNDTDLTERLEEWICGGGQTAQIDTQGIHLLKVSPPRKA is encoded by the coding sequence ATGACGGATGTGCACGATAAGGCCACGCGCAGCAAAAATATGCGTGCCATCGGCACGCGTGACACCGCCATCGAAAAGCGCCTGGCCGGGCTGCTGACGCAGGCGGGGTTTGATTACCGCGTGCAGGATCCCGCGCTTGCGGGTCGCCCGGATTTCGTCATCGACGCCTGGCAGTGCATCATCTTTACCCACGGCTGTTTCTGGCATCACCACGACTGCTACCTGTTTAAGGTCCCCGCGACGCGCACCGATTTCTGGCTGGATAAAATTGGCAAGAACGTCGAGCGCGACAGCCGGGATCTCAGCGCGCTGATTGCGCAGGGCTGGCGGGTGCTGATCGTCTGGGAGTGCGCGCTGAGAGGCAGATTAAAACTGAACGATACCGATCTGACCGAACGGCTGGAAGAGTGGATCTGCGGCGGCGGCCAGACCGCGCAGATCGACACGCAGGGTATTCACCTGCTTAAGGTTTCTCCACCTCGCAAGGCGTGA
- a CDS encoding DNA cytosine methyltransferase, whose translation MTEPAPEQAEKSTATVQALLHQLLDIYDAKTLANMLVAHGESHWSPAILKRLLTSERAGRRLSEGEFRYLQNLLPRPPVAHPNYAFRFIDLFAGIGGIRHGFEAIGGQCVFTSEWNKHAVRTYKANWYCDPHEHHFNADIRDVTLSHKSGVSDEQAAEHIRQTIPAHDVLLAGFPCQPFSLAGVSKKNALGRAHGFACDTQGTLFFDVARIIDACRPAIFVLENVKNLKSHDGGKTFRIIMQTLDELGYDVADSQDMGADDPKIIDGKHFLPQHRERIVLVGFRRDLNLKGDFTLRDIPSLYPERRPTVADLLEPVVDAKFILTPVLWKYLYRYAKKHQAKGNGFGFGMVNPNDPHSVTRTLSARYYKDGAEILIDRGWDKALGEKDFDDPHNQRHRPRRLTPRECARLMGFETPQGYRFRIPVSDTQAYRQFGNSVVVPAFAAVAKLLASRIRQAVALRQGEAVNDGCAR comes from the coding sequence GTGACAGAGCCCGCGCCCGAGCAGGCTGAGAAATCAACGGCAACGGTGCAGGCGTTGCTGCACCAGCTGTTGGATATCTATGATGCTAAAACGCTGGCCAATATGCTGGTGGCGCACGGCGAGAGCCACTGGAGCCCGGCGATCCTTAAGCGTCTGCTGACCAGCGAACGCGCAGGGCGTCGCCTGAGTGAAGGCGAGTTTCGTTATCTGCAAAACCTGCTTCCGCGTCCTCCTGTCGCGCATCCGAACTATGCCTTCCGCTTTATCGATCTGTTTGCCGGTATCGGCGGTATCCGACACGGTTTTGAAGCTATCGGCGGACAGTGCGTGTTTACCAGCGAGTGGAACAAGCATGCCGTCCGGACCTACAAGGCCAACTGGTACTGCGATCCGCACGAGCATCATTTCAACGCGGATATCCGCGATGTGACCCTGAGCCATAAAAGCGGCGTGAGCGATGAACAGGCCGCCGAGCACATTCGCCAGACGATCCCGGCGCATGACGTGCTGCTGGCCGGCTTCCCTTGTCAGCCCTTCTCGCTGGCCGGTGTCTCCAAAAAGAATGCACTCGGACGCGCCCACGGTTTTGCCTGCGATACCCAGGGAACGCTGTTTTTTGATGTGGCGCGCATCATCGATGCCTGCCGCCCGGCCATCTTTGTGCTGGAAAACGTCAAAAATCTAAAGAGCCACGACGGCGGAAAAACCTTCCGCATTATCATGCAGACCCTGGATGAGCTGGGTTATGACGTGGCCGACTCGCAGGACATGGGCGCGGACGATCCCAAAATCATTGATGGGAAACATTTTCTGCCCCAGCATCGCGAACGTATCGTGCTGGTGGGTTTCCGCCGCGATCTCAATCTCAAGGGGGATTTCACCCTGCGGGATATCCCGTCTCTGTATCCCGAGCGTCGTCCTACCGTGGCCGATCTGCTGGAACCTGTCGTTGACGCGAAATTTATTCTTACCCCGGTGCTGTGGAAATACCTCTACCGCTATGCCAAGAAACATCAGGCGAAGGGCAACGGCTTCGGTTTTGGAATGGTAAACCCCAACGATCCGCACAGCGTGACCCGCACGTTGTCCGCTCGATACTATAAGGACGGGGCAGAGATCCTGATCGACCGAGGCTGGGACAAGGCGCTGGGTGAAAAAGATTTCGACGATCCGCACAACCAGCGTCACCGTCCGCGACGCTTAACGCCGCGGGAATGCGCCCGGTTAATGGGATTTGAGACCCCGCAGGGCTACCGCTTCCGCATTCCGGTTTCGGATACTCAGGCGTACCGCCAGTTTGGTAATTCGGTGGTGGTTCCCGCGTTCGCGGCCGTGGCAAAACTGCTGGCCTCGCGCATCAGACAGGCGGTGGCACTCCGTCAGGGTGAGGCCGTCAATGACGGATGTGCACGATAA
- a CDS encoding phosphohydrolase, which produces MELVRWQQRFERWLEENHSTDDTAHDISHFRRVWMTAQKIMADQAVEPLVILTACYFHDIVSLPKNHPERGRSSQMAARRTCDILRRDFPDFPPEHAASVAHAIEAHSFSAGIAPQSLEAKIVQDADRLEALGAIGLARVFAVSGALGVPLFDADDPFADARILDDRAFALDHFQTKLLRLPDTMQTEMGRELARHNTDFLIQFMAKLSAELHGDCIGLDSQVLSRFRRSLRN; this is translated from the coding sequence ATGGAACTTGTCCGGTGGCAGCAGCGATTTGAGCGCTGGCTCGAGGAAAACCACAGCACCGACGATACCGCACATGATATTTCGCATTTTCGTCGGGTCTGGATGACGGCGCAAAAAATCATGGCTGACCAGGCGGTGGAGCCGCTGGTGATCCTGACCGCATGCTATTTCCACGATATTGTCAGCCTGCCGAAAAACCATCCCGAACGCGGCCGGTCATCCCAGATGGCAGCGCGCAGGACGTGTGACATTCTGCGCCGCGACTTCCCTGATTTTCCGCCAGAGCACGCAGCCAGCGTCGCGCACGCGATTGAGGCGCACAGCTTCAGCGCCGGGATTGCGCCGCAGAGCCTGGAAGCCAAAATTGTGCAGGACGCAGACCGGCTGGAAGCGTTAGGCGCTATCGGTCTGGCGCGCGTCTTTGCCGTCTCGGGCGCGCTGGGCGTGCCGCTTTTTGATGCTGACGATCCCTTTGCCGATGCGCGTATCCTTGACGATCGTGCGTTTGCCCTGGACCATTTTCAGACCAAGCTGCTGCGATTGCCTGATACAATGCAAACGGAAATGGGCCGCGAGCTGGCACGTCACAATACCGATTTCCTGATCCAGTTTATGGCGAAACTCAGTGCCGAATTACACGGTGACTGCATCGGGCTGGATAGCCAGGTGTTGAGCCGCTTCCGTCGCAGTTTGCGCAACTGA
- the ompC gene encoding porin OmpC → MKRKVLAILVPALLMAGAANAAEMYNKNGNKVDLYGKVDARHTFSDNPGDDGDETYVQVGFKGETRIANDLIGYGQWEYKTFANDTEGAGNKSFNRLAYAGLKYGEYGSFDYGRNYGVVYDVEAWTDMLPVFGGDSYTWTDNFMNGRANGLATYRNQDFFGLVEGLNFALQYQGTNEGQDATEDQEGTKNGHDDVRFQNGDGFGMSTTYDFDFGLSLGAAYSSSDRTNTQVAYGAGNDNRYSPYAGGERAEAWTIGAKYDAQGVYLAMMYAETRNMTPFGSGETVGIANKTQNFEAVAQYQFDFGLRPSLAWVYSKGKDIGGNDYNPGNTYNYVDQDLVNYIDLGMTYSFNKNFSTYVDYKINLLDNDDRFYEANGISTDDIVGVGMTYQF, encoded by the coding sequence ATGAAAAGAAAAGTTCTGGCAATTCTGGTACCCGCGTTATTAATGGCAGGCGCAGCCAATGCGGCTGAAATGTACAACAAAAACGGCAACAAAGTTGACCTGTACGGCAAAGTCGACGCGCGTCATACCTTCTCTGACAACCCCGGCGACGACGGCGACGAAACCTATGTGCAGGTTGGCTTCAAAGGCGAAACCCGGATCGCTAACGACCTGATCGGTTACGGTCAGTGGGAATACAAAACCTTCGCTAACGATACCGAAGGCGCGGGTAACAAATCGTTCAACCGCCTGGCGTATGCTGGCCTGAAATATGGCGAATACGGCTCATTTGATTATGGTCGTAATTACGGCGTCGTGTACGACGTTGAAGCCTGGACCGATATGCTGCCTGTATTTGGCGGTGACTCTTACACCTGGACCGATAACTTTATGAACGGTCGTGCTAACGGTCTGGCCACCTACCGTAACCAGGATTTCTTCGGTCTGGTTGAGGGTCTGAATTTCGCGCTGCAGTATCAGGGTACGAACGAAGGCCAGGATGCAACAGAAGATCAGGAAGGCACGAAAAACGGCCATGACGATGTTCGTTTCCAGAACGGCGACGGTTTCGGCATGTCTACCACCTATGATTTTGACTTCGGTCTGAGCCTGGGTGCGGCATATTCATCTTCCGACCGCACGAACACACAGGTTGCATACGGTGCAGGTAACGACAACCGCTACAGCCCATATGCAGGAGGCGAACGCGCTGAAGCCTGGACCATTGGCGCAAAATATGATGCGCAAGGTGTTTACCTGGCCATGATGTATGCGGAAACCCGCAATATGACGCCATTTGGTAGCGGTGAGACGGTTGGTATCGCCAACAAAACGCAGAACTTTGAAGCCGTAGCGCAGTACCAGTTCGACTTCGGCCTGCGTCCGTCTCTGGCATGGGTTTACTCCAAAGGTAAAGACATTGGCGGCAATGATTACAACCCAGGTAATACATACAACTACGTTGATCAGGATCTGGTGAACTATATCGATCTCGGTATGACCTACAGCTTCAACAAAAACTTCTCGACTTACGTTGATTATAAAATCAACCTGCTGGACAACGACGATCGCTTCTACGAAGCCAATGGCATCTCAACTGATGACATCGTTGGCGTAGGCATGACCTACCAGTTCTAA
- a CDS encoding N-acetylmuramic acid 6-phosphate etherase has translation MSVMLTGSVKERRHASTMNIDRLSTLDMLKVIHQDDALISAAITPCLDAIARVVDNAAATLSHGGRLIVVGAGPSGRVAQQVADEYAPGKTPVMAVTAQEGEGSYERGVADLQAIKFGERDMMLAVTVSGKTPWVWGAMRHAWSLGSPVAIVTGDAQSEAAQLASMVIAPELGADVVAGYINTKAGIAQKMILSMIATGLAVRTGRVYSNLRVDLEAGTTKWAERQIAIVMEAGGCTRAEAKAALASCNHNCKTAVLMVLTGLDAWKAHELLAQNNGFIRVALQEAP, from the coding sequence ATGAGCGTTATGCTTACCGGTTCGGTCAAGGAAAGACGGCACGCCAGCACGATGAATATTGATAGATTGTCCACGCTGGACATGCTGAAAGTCATTCACCAGGATGATGCACTCATTTCTGCTGCTATTACCCCCTGTCTAGATGCTATTGCCCGCGTGGTGGACAACGCCGCAGCGACGCTCAGCCACGGCGGTCGCCTGATTGTTGTTGGCGCGGGGCCATCAGGGCGCGTAGCGCAACAGGTTGCCGATGAATATGCGCCGGGCAAAACTCCTGTTATGGCCGTTACAGCACAAGAAGGGGAAGGGAGCTACGAGCGCGGCGTTGCCGATCTGCAGGCCATCAAGTTTGGTGAACGCGATATGATGCTGGCCGTGACCGTCAGCGGAAAAACGCCGTGGGTCTGGGGGGCAATGCGCCATGCGTGGTCGCTGGGTTCACCGGTCGCCATTGTTACCGGTGATGCGCAAAGCGAAGCCGCGCAGCTGGCAAGCATGGTTATCGCTCCGGAGCTGGGGGCCGATGTCGTCGCAGGCTATATCAACACTAAAGCGGGGATCGCGCAAAAAATGATCCTCTCGATGATCGCCACCGGGCTGGCCGTCCGCACCGGACGGGTTTACAGCAACCTGCGCGTGGATCTTGAGGCAGGCACAACCAAATGGGCTGAACGGCAAATTGCGATTGTAATGGAAGCGGGGGGATGCACTCGGGCCGAGGCAAAAGCCGCGCTGGCGAGCTGTAATCATAACTGTAAAACGGCGGTATTGATGGTGCTGACAGGGCTGGATGCATGGAAAGCCCATGAGCTGCTGGCGCAGAATAACGGGTTTATTCGCGTGGCGCTGCAGGAAGCGCCGTAG